The DNA sequence tatttctttatttttgtcatcctattttattctatttattttatcattctcATGTCATGTCTTTTTGAAATTCTGTCAGTcccaggactcgaactcagggcctgggcgctgtccctgagcctctctgctcaaggctggcgctctaccacttgagccacagcgccacttccggtttcctggtggtttcattggacgtaagagtctcccgggctctcctgccccaggctggattcgaaccgagatcctccagatctcagcctgggatGCCAGGCCCAGGCCTTATTCTTGCCTACAACAATGAGCGCAATGCGCCGGGAAATGTGGCCCGCACCCTGGCATGGGTGGCCCAGGCCTggcgtcccagctactcaggaggctgagatctgaggatcacggttcgaatcCAGCCCGAGCgcgaaagtccgtgagactcttacgtccaaggaaaccaccaggaaaccggaagtggcgctgtggctcgagtggtagagcgctagccttgagcagaagcgcTCAGGggcaacgcccaggccctgagttcgagtcccagggcTGATAGAAAGGAAGACTTGTGGTGTGCAGTACGCAGACCCCGTGGCCGACCTGCTGGACCGCTGGGGCGTCTTCCGCGCCCGGCTCTTCAGGGGAGTCCTGCGTGTTCCACCGTGGCAGCTACGTGAAGGACCTGAGCCGCCTGGGCCGCGAGCTGAGCCAGGTCATCATCGTAGACAACTCGCCCGCCTCCTACGCCTTCCACCCCGAGAACGCCGTGGGTACcacgggggagggcggggctcgaacctggggcctgggcgcccgtccctgagctctccagctccaggctggtgctttaccgcttgagccacagcgccacttcgggctttttctgctggttccttggagagcTGAGTCTCAgggccttccctgcccaggctggctttgaaccgcgatcctcagatctcagcctcctgaggagctgggatgacaggcgggagccaccagcgcccagtggCAAAGT is a window from the Perognathus longimembris pacificus isolate PPM17 unplaced genomic scaffold, ASM2315922v1 HiC_scaffold_5318, whole genome shotgun sequence genome containing:
- the LOC125345120 gene encoding LOW QUALITY PROTEIN: CTD small phosphatase-like protein (The sequence of the model RefSeq protein was modified relative to this genomic sequence to represent the inferred CDS: deleted 1 base in 1 codon); protein product: LIERKTCGVQYADPVADLLDRWGVFRARLFRESCVFHRGSYVKDLSRLGRELSQVIIVDNSPASYAFHPENAVPVQSWFDDMADTELLDLIPFFEGLSQEDDVYPVLHKLCDR